In Gymnogyps californianus isolate 813 chromosome 6, ASM1813914v2, whole genome shotgun sequence, a single window of DNA contains:
- the PCBD1 gene encoding pterin-4-alpha-carbinolamine dehydratase isoform X1 → MAGKAHRLSTEEREQLLPNLRAVGWNEVEGRDAIFKEFHFKDFNRAFGFMTRVALQAEKLDHHPEWFNVYNKVHITLSTHECGGLSERDINLASFIEQVANSLS, encoded by the exons ATG GCAGGAAAAGCCCACAGGCTGAGCACggaggagagggagcagctgctgccaaaCCTGAGAGCCGTGGGGTGGAACGAGGTGGAAGGCAGAGACGCCATCTTCAAAGAGTTCCACTTCAAGGACTTCAATCGG GCCTTTGGCTTCATGACCAGAGTGGCTCTACAGGCAGAAAAACTGGATCACCACCCGGAATGGTTCAATGTGTACAATAAG GTTCACATCACCTTGAGTACCCACGAGTGCGGAGGCTTATCGGAGCGAGACATCAACTTGGCCAGCTTCATCGAGCAGGTTGCAAATTCTCTCTCCTGA
- the PCBD1 gene encoding pterin-4-alpha-carbinolamine dehydratase isoform X2 — MNTYTHWLSTEEREQLLPNLRAVGWNEVEGRDAIFKEFHFKDFNRAFGFMTRVALQAEKLDHHPEWFNVYNKVHITLSTHECGGLSERDINLASFIEQVANSLS; from the exons ATGAATACGTATACACACTG GCTGAGCACggaggagagggagcagctgctgccaaaCCTGAGAGCCGTGGGGTGGAACGAGGTGGAAGGCAGAGACGCCATCTTCAAAGAGTTCCACTTCAAGGACTTCAATCGG GCCTTTGGCTTCATGACCAGAGTGGCTCTACAGGCAGAAAAACTGGATCACCACCCGGAATGGTTCAATGTGTACAATAAG GTTCACATCACCTTGAGTACCCACGAGTGCGGAGGCTTATCGGAGCGAGACATCAACTTGGCCAGCTTCATCGAGCAGGTTGCAAATTCTCTCTCCTGA